gttgtcctgtacacatgttttaaatttgaaaaatcggtccagccgttaggagcagttcactaacatacacatgagcaggagaattatattatatgggcggaattgagaatctaaaccaatctcaaattcactgaatcaaacaaaaaagtcatcagaatcagtccagccgtttaggaggtagtttaattgtgaatctaaaccattttcgaatccacctgaagacacacaccaatctcaaattcactgcaacacacaaaaatatcatcaaaatcggtccagccgtttaggaggtagttcaattgtgaatctaaaccattctcgaatccacctgaatacaagaaagtttcattagaatcggtccagccgtctaggaggagttcagtgacatacacacgcacacaagaattatatatataataatattcttggTATAACTGGTCGATCCAGCCGCGAATACGTTGATCTAATAAAACTTATCTTTCCCGACTCTGATACTTTGAAATCAGGTCACTTGTATTTTGCTCGTGAAAGTGAGTGCTCATAAACTGCTATTAGGCTATGCTTCAGTAAATTAAGCCGTTTATCCGTATAAGTTGAAGCGCTAATAGCCAAATTTAAATGGTCATactaaatagtataaaattttcatttgatAAGATCTGCAATCTTGCCAtacatttcattattaattattagaatccattatttatttctttgtatttattttataacagatgtatgtattataaacttttgatttatataaatcaGAGATTTGATTATTTGCATTTCTAAAACTCAACTATTgtcatattttgttataatgtatgtattttttttgttgtatataTTTGCTGTATATGAGTCTTATctcgtatttatttatttttccaccATCTTGGAACCACGTTGGGAATTTGGGACTTGGCATAagttccttagtattttgaatgaatAGAAGCTAGTAGTTAGCTAactcacacattgacaaatcaaaattggtcagtATATACAATATAAGATGGATAATTGTACAGTTGCATGACGTGTCGAGGTTGTAAGTTGGGAGTGTTTATATTCTATGTTAGCGTGACGGTGGGTGCGTACTAAATAACAGGGTTATAATCGCTATCTAAGTGATTTCTACGTGATTAACGTTGTGACCGATTAACCACGATATGCCAGCAACGAATTCTTACGTATTTTGGCAACACAATGCGAAGGGATAACGAGAGCCAGGATAAATTGATCGTGGTTGGGAGCACAAATGGCAAGCGAGCCCGAGGCCGATCTCCTaccagatggaccgaccaaatgaAAGACTCCAGGTCTTCGAAGTTTAGCTCCGACGTTAGCCGATGGAAACAAACAGTTCACTTCAAGTGTGGACCACTTGTGGACCTCCTCAGTCATGAGGGATCGACTAGAGAGAGAGAACGTTATTTTCGGATTGAGGAAGAACTTGTGTAACCGCTAGTTGCACATTCCTTTATGTATATCAAAGGAGGAGGCGAGAATGCATGGATTTTGGGACCCACTAAAAAGTGTCGTACATCATGGAAACGTATTAATAAATGTACTTAGAACGTAGGAAACCTAAGACAAAGCAAATCGTAAGCAAGTctaaaaagtgggagaaaaaagatatacctaaaagtaGTTGAATCAATAATGTGTATCTTATTACCTAATgactgtctgctaaaagataatataatatatgttatgtGGAAGGTTGGCCAGCAGCTAATAATAGAGGATTCACCATTCTTTATTTTTTCAAGCAGGTACTGAATATTTTAAAGATTCTGATTTTAGTATCAATaaacgataataatcttataaaatctaattgtgaattattaataataattaatgaatctaATCATAAATCACTGAACCTTGAAACAGATAATGATTTATCTACTTAGAACACCATTACATGGATAACCTAATTTTTTGAGTGAAGTCCCTGTTTATTTACCGGCCACACTGAATGTCACTGtccgtcacagacgatggcagatgtcataatggcggctgatcAGCTTATATAAGTGTGTGTGCGTGCCGCGTGGGGCTATCTATTTACACATTAGCCGGCTTGTTTTGATGCTTCACTCTTATGTAGGTGACAAGGAGTCCTTTTTTACACTTCCGTGTTAACGTTTAACACTTTCACTTTTGCGGCCCCCAACACACTGATCTCACGATACCTGACTGATGAGAAAACGATCATACCGTAGCTTAGTTCATAGTTTTCTCCCATGACTTCTGTTAATACCGTACCGCTGTCATGAAATCGCGCCCAGGTGCTTTGAACTGTCGATCGACTCACATTTACTCTGAACCACGTTTTCTCTACAACCCTCCTCAAACTCGGGCTTCgagcttttattattttatcgatTATGTACCGCTAAATAACAACACCAGTAGGTACTTAAAAACGCCAATAATGTAATATGAATAagtaataatctttattaagaGTTATTTAGAATCAAATATTTAGAAACATAGGACAATGTCGAAATGCGCCCCAGAACCGATGAAGATGGGaccataattatttacatattttattatattagtagctAATATTTGCATCAAACGAACACTTATGAATCAAAACGCGTATTTAAACCTGACGAATTATGATGACGGCCGACATATCTGACCCAAAGACTACATACAATCATAATAGGTAAtcggttttatttttacatgttGTTTCATAGGAATCTCAAATTGATTATATGAAAAAGAAAGATtacaattcaaaaataaaatatggttacaattatTCAatcgtattaaattaaaaatcggtattaacgtttatttattattatatatattataaaaatatttatgtgccGTCACTGTGACTCGCTCTAGACTCTCGTGGTTGTGTTGTGTTGTGTGTTCTCAACTTGTCAgtaattctgtttttatttgtaCCTATTTATAACTCGGCTATTCAAACGGACCCTGATTGCTTGCAATATCGAAATACTCTGGATTTATCCTTTTGTCTTTCAAAATACATTATATAGATAAgcttactaaatattttaatgatatttaggCAATATGTTTCTCTTCAtcaagtttttttataatttaaaggcagattaaatacataattatttatctgattacttatttaatagattacaatatataattaattgatatattaaaatattgttaaaataaatatttattttaaaattttcttgtttttaactacaaaaacaagATTTTTATCTCGTATCTCCGCCGCTtatgaaacaatttgttttttttgatGATAGAATCTATGAATAATTTGGAGAACTCtctttagtttattttaaagtacCAGTAACAGTAGCTCCTTGGTCGAGATATTCAATCATGACCTCCTCCTCCTCATGGACTCACTTTTCTGATATAGTAAATGCAGGTCGCACAAGACAATATTTAAGTTAATCAGTTACAAAGAAGCAGATCCtaaattttgcaaataaatatttgtttttattttattagtattctcaaattattaattttaagaaagCCTCATTTTATAAGGATTtggaaaaataaactttatttagtaaataaaaaaaaatatttgtttcatgAAGGTTTGTTCATCACTCTCCTATTTTTAGGCTCAGCGAAGCTACTAACAACCAGATAAACtggattgatttatataatactagtttaCTATCTGTGGCAAGACACACTAAAaccatgtttatttataattagaaattaagatgtgttgattagttagttaaatattattatttgttagttaagtaaatattgtatcagtttcatagttttaatattgtaataagggTTCGcccgtatataataaataaatgaattttcaaGGATCTTAGAATATAACGTAGAGAGACATTATTGTGAATGACAGAATATTTCTAACAAAAAGAATTGAATACTTTGCAGTTCTGCTATGAAAGCAAGTAGCCGTTATCTGATGTATAAATTGATCCAGTTACACCTTTTGCTTTATCACTTGCTAAGAATGTTACGATGTCTGCGATTTCTTCAGGCTCACCCCAGCGGCCAAGAAGAGTTTTTATTCCCATTTCATCAAATGACACTGTAGACCCGGCTCGAGCAAAAATGTCTGTTTTCACCAGACCAGGACTAACAGCATTTACTCGCACACCATATTTTCCTAAAGTAATAGCCATACCCCTCGTATAGTGATCCAGAGCTGCTTTTGTAATGGAATACAACGTGTATTCACCCCCAGAAATTTTCCTTCCTGCTACACTtgatatattaacaatatttcctTTACTCTGAATTAGAAATGGTGTTGCCAGCCTTGTCAAATCCACAACAGCTCGAATATTTGTCTTCATAAGTTCATCGTACGTTTCCAAAATTTTATCATCTTTAGAAAGATCAATAGACCGTAGAATTCCAGCATTATTTACCAAAATATCAAGTTTGTTAAACTTTTTGATTGTATCA
This portion of the Leptidea sinapis chromosome 32, ilLepSina1.1, whole genome shotgun sequence genome encodes:
- the LOC126974479 gene encoding 3-oxoacyl-[acyl-carrier-protein] reductase FabG-like; its protein translation is MSFESKVVIVTGASSGIGAAIAIAFAKESANLVIVGRNEENLRKVAKQCEINNRIPYVINADVTNENDTKRIIHNTIKKFNKLDILVNNAGILRSDLSQDNKVIEKYDEIMKTNVRAVVDLTRLATPFLIQSKGNIVNISSVAGRKISGGEYTLYSITKAALDHYTRGMAITLGKYGVRVNAVSPGLVKTDIFARAGSTVSFDEMGIKTLLGRWGEPEEIADIVTFLASDKAKGVTGSIYTSDNGYLLS